In the Desulfobacterales bacterium genome, GCCTCGATAAAATTTATTTCAGCTTCCGGCGATTATGTCGGCAACAACATCCGGCTGGTCAGGATTACGGGTTCTTTTTTCCCGATGATGCTTCTGTTTTCGAACCTGAGCCTGGCCGTTGTTCTTTTCCTGGGCGGGCGTCAGACCATTACCGCCACGATTACGCCGGGGGACTTTATCGCTTTTATCAGCTACCTGGGGCTTTTGACCTGGCCGATGATGGCCCTGGGATGGGTGACAAATCTGATCCAGCGCGGTACCGCCTCCCTGGATCGGATTGACAAAATCTTAAAAACAGCACCTGAAATCGATGATGGGCCCGGTGCAATCTCTATCGATCGGGCCTTCGGCAGGCTTTTTTTTGAAAATGTTGCCTTTGCCTATAAATCCGGCAGCCGGTCTGTTCTGACCGACATTAACTTAGGGGTTGAACCCGGCCGGACCGTCGGCATTGTCGGTCCCCCGGGCAGCGGCAAGTCAACCCTGCTGAGCCTGATCCCCCGGATATATGATGTCACCGCCGGTCGGATTCTGTTGGACGGCATCGATATCCGCAAGCTGACACTCAAAAGTCTCCGGTCCCGGATCACCTTCATGCCCCAGGAGCCGTTCCTGTTTTCAGGCACGATCCGTGAAAACATCACCCTCGATAACGCCCGGGTCCGGGAGGATGACCTGCTCCAGGCGGTCCGCGCCGCAGCCCTTTACGATACCATCCAGGCCTTTCCGGAGGGATTCGATACCCTGGTCGGTGAAAAAGGGATTATCCTGTCCGGCGGTCAGAAGCAGCGCATCGCGTTGGCCCGCGCCCTGCTGCCGGCGTCTGCGGTTTTGGTCCTGGACGACCCCATCAGCCAGGTGGATGTGGAAACCGGTGGTGAAATTATTCGGAACATCAAGGCCCTGTCCAGCGGCCGCACCATCTTTATCGTATCCCACCGGCTTTCAGCCGTGCGCTTTGCCGATACCATCCTGGTGATGGACGACGGCCGTATCGTCGAATCCGGAACTCATGCCGGATTAATGGCGTCCGGAGGCTACTACGCCAAAACATTTCACCTGCAGGAATTGGAAGAGGCGTATCATGCGGACTGATTACGGCTATTTTGAAGAAAAGGAACTGGGCAAACCCTATGACGTCAAGCTGCTCAGACGGCTTTACCCCTTTTCCCGGCCCTATCACCGCTGGCTGCTGGGAGCCATTCTGCTGGTTGTGATGATAACGCTGCTGGATCTCTCCCTTCCCTATGTTACTAAAATCGCCATTGATCGCTATATTGTCCCCTCATACTCGGAAAGGGCCGTAAAAAGCGCCGCCTCTCCGAAGGACAGTGTCAGGTATCTGACGGTGGATATAACCGATGCCGACATCCGGGCCGTGGTTGACAAATACTGGGACCGGTTCAGCATAGAGGGATCATCCGCCCGGATCGCATACCCAAAACTTTCCACCCTGGATGAGAAAGATCTTGCGCTCCTGCGCAAAGACGACCTGGCCGGTGTCAGTCGCATGACCGCCTTGTTTCTGCTGCTGGTTATTTTAAACTTTGCTTTGAATTTTTTACATGAAATGATCATGGAAATTGCCGGCCAGCGCATGATGCATGACCTCAGGGTTCAGCTCTTCAACCACATCCAGTCACTGTCGGTCGCTTTTTTTACCCGCAATCCGGTGGGCCGCCTGGTAACGCGGGTAACCAACGATGTCCAGAATATGCAGGAACTGTTTACATCCGTGATCGTATTTGTGTTCAAGGATCTTTTTTTGCTGGTTGGTATCGCCCTCGTGCTCCTGAGCATCCACTGGAAACTGGCCCTGCTGTCCTTTGCAGTCCTGCCCTTTGTTGTTTACGCCTCCGTGACCTTTTCCGGCCATGCCCGGGAGGCTTTCCGCCTCTTGCGAATCAAGGTGGCTGAAATCAACACCCGGATTTCGGAAACCCTCGGCGGACTGAAGGTCCTTCAGCTTTTTGGCCGTGAAAAAGAAAATTATCTGAAATTCAAAAAGTTGAATCATGAAAACTACCAGGCCGGCATGCGCCAGATTAAAATTTTCGCGACATTTATGCCTGCCATTGAATTTTTAGGCGTTGTCACCCTTGCCATTGTTATATATTACGGCGGCAACCGGGTTCTGGAAGGCACGGTCAGTTTGGGGGCGCTGGTGGCGTTTATTTCCTATGTCAAGATGTTCTTTCGACCGATCCGGGACATCGCCGAAAAATACAACGTCCTGCAAAACGCCATGGCTTCGGCCGAACGCATATTCCTGATCCTGGACGACCGGCAGCAACTGCCCCGGCCGCTGCCGATGAATGCCGACAAATCCCTTGTGACGGACAAAATCAGAAACATTCATTTTAATGCGGTTTCCTTCGGCTATGTGGCGGGTGAAACGGTTCTGAAACGAATATCCTTCAGCGTCCGTTCGGGAGAAGTCCTGGCCGTAGTGGGACCCACCGGCTCCGGCAAAACAACCTTGATTCAACTGCTCATGCGGTTTTATGATCCCACCGCCGGAGAAATCCTGATAAACGGGCGGAACATCAAACAAATCGAAACGCCCCTGCTGCGATCAAAAATCGCGCTGGTCGCCCAGGACCCGTTTCTGTTTTCAGGCTCCATCCGGGACAATATTGCCCCGGGCCGGACAGAAATGACTGCCGCCCAGCTGAATGACATCCTGGCGG is a window encoding:
- a CDS encoding ABC transporter ATP-binding protein; translation: MRTDYGYFEEKELGKPYDVKLLRRLYPFSRPYHRWLLGAILLVVMITLLDLSLPYVTKIAIDRYIVPSYSERAVKSAASPKDSVRYLTVDITDADIRAVVDKYWDRFSIEGSSARIAYPKLSTLDEKDLALLRKDDLAGVSRMTALFLLLVILNFALNFLHEMIMEIAGQRMMHDLRVQLFNHIQSLSVAFFTRNPVGRLVTRVTNDVQNMQELFTSVIVFVFKDLFLLVGIALVLLSIHWKLALLSFAVLPFVVYASVTFSGHAREAFRLLRIKVAEINTRISETLGGLKVLQLFGREKENYLKFKKLNHENYQAGMRQIKIFATFMPAIEFLGVVTLAIVIYYGGNRVLEGTVSLGALVAFISYVKMFFRPIRDIAEKYNVLQNAMASAERIFLILDDRQQLPRPLPMNADKSLVTDKIRNIHFNAVSFGYVAGETVLKRISFSVRSGEVLAVVGPTGSGKTTLIQLLMRFYDPTAGEILINGRNIKQIETPLLRSKIALVAQDPFLFSGSIRDNIAPGRTEMTAAQLNDILAASNCRHLIDKFPQGIDTLLSEGGVSISSGERQLISIARAFAHNPDLIIFDEATSYVDSETEQKIQGALFNLMKNRTSIIVAHRLLIARSADRILVINRGRIVESGTHAELIQQKGFYFNLNQLQG
- a CDS encoding ABC transporter ATP-binding protein, coding for MKSIRLIKPYFLENRPAIVFGIVCLIAVDFFQLFIPRVLKWAVDDLTAFRADGADLAVYALYIAATGLMIGFFRYFWRLCLIGTSRRVEEGLRNRLFFHIQTLSAAYFDGVKTGDLMAHATNDLQHVRMAMGMGLVALTDAVVLGAAAIGFMVYINLKLTLFVLIPMPLIVVGTRFFSKKMHRLYQKVQASFSDLTEVAREHFAGIRIIKAYNRQSAASIKFISASGDYVGNNIRLVRITGSFFPMMLLFSNLSLAVVLFLGGRQTITATITPGDFIAFISYLGLLTWPMMALGWVTNLIQRGTASLDRIDKILKTAPEIDDGPGAISIDRAFGRLFFENVAFAYKSGSRSVLTDINLGVEPGRTVGIVGPPGSGKSTLLSLIPRIYDVTAGRILLDGIDIRKLTLKSLRSRITFMPQEPFLFSGTIRENITLDNARVREDDLLQAVRAAALYDTIQAFPEGFDTLVGEKGIILSGGQKQRIALARALLPASAVLVLDDPISQVDVETGGEIIRNIKALSSGRTIFIVSHRLSAVRFADTILVMDDGRIVESGTHAGLMASGGYYAKTFHLQELEEAYHAD